GAACAGCTCGCCGAGGCTCAACTCGCTGAACGTCCCGATGAGCGCGGTCAGTTCCAGATGCGTGTGGGCGTTGATCAACCCAGGCATCACGAGGCGGTCGCTGCCATCGATGACGGTCTCGGCAGCTGTATCGGCGTCGTCCGATTCGGATGGTCGGATCTCTTGAATCACCCCGTCGTCGATGACGACTGTCCCGTTTCGATACAGTTGGTTGTGCTCGTTGACTGTCAGCACAGTCGCGTCGTGGATCAGGATATCCGGTGACATAGCGGATTCTCGAGTCTATTCGTGAAGTTCGATTTCGATCGGCCCGCCGGGTTTGAGGTTCGTACTGGCAATCAGATCCGGGTTCGGATCGGATACGAGTTCAAACGTGTACGTGTCGAGAACCGTGGCGAGGATCGTCTTCATTTCCATCCGTGCGAATCGCATCCCAATACAGTGTCGGGGGCCGCCACCGAACGGAAAATATGCATACTCCGGACGGTCAGGATCGCCAGCAAACCGTTTTGGACGGAACACTTCCGGATCGTCCCACCACGCCGGATCACGGTGGACGGCCCACTGCGGTAAGACTAACGTGGTCCCCTCCGGAATCGTATAGCCCTGCAACTCCACATCACGTGCCGCTTCTCGGAAGAACATATACACGGGTGGATAGAGACGCAAGGCCTCGTCGATCACGCGGTCCAGCCGTTCGAGCTTCGGGAGATCCTCGGCAGTCACTGTCTCATCACAGACGGCGTCAAGTTCCGCTTGGAGTGCGGCTTGCTCGTCCGGATGCTGCGCGAGACACAAGAACGTATACGTCAGTCCCAACGCAGTCGTCTCGTGACCAGCAAAGAGGAACGTGACCATATTGTCACGGAACTCCTCCTGTGACAGGTCGCTCGCTTCGACGAATCCGACGAGGATCGAAAGCAGATCATCACCTCGATTCTCCGGATGTTGCTCTCGCCGTTGTTGAGCGAGTTCATCGACGAATTCCTGAAGTTCACCGAGTTTTCGTTTGTACCGTCGATTCGTCGGCGTTGGGAGACGGTCCGGAAGGAACGACCAGAATCGACTCGTGTCGAAGCGAGCGAGCATCGCCTCTGACGCCTCCGAAACTACCGGGTGGTCGGTCACATCCACACCGAATAGTGTCCGTCCCAGCACGTCCATCGTTGTCGCCGTCATCACGTCGTTGACGTCGACAATCATCCCATCGTGCCACTGATCGACCGTCTCTGCTGCGGTAGCACGCATCTCGGGGACGTACGTGGTCAACCGTTCTCGGTAGAACGCTGGCTGCACCTGCGACCGTTGGTTCTGCCACTGTTCGCCACCACTCACGAACAATCCTTCACCCATCGCATCGGCAAGGTTCCGTGTCAACACCTCGCCTTTCTCGAACGCCTCGTGGTTACCAAGGAGCACCTGCTGGATCGCGTCCGGGTGGGCAATCATACACGCGTCGGTGCCGAAGACGTCGTAACTTGCGACGCGACCGTACTCGTCACGCAACTCCTCGAAAAACGCAAAAATGTCACGACTCAACGCGACCGTATTACCGATGACGGGGAGTCCGCGCGGACCGGGAGGGTAGTCGACCGCTGTACTCATACGTACCCGTAAGCGACACTTGGACTCCTGTGTTCTGCCGGACAGGTCCACCTATTTTTACTTGTCACGGTTCCTTTTGCTCTCGGTAATGCGATACCTGCAGTTACAGATCCAGTTCTCATCGGAGGCGAGGCATCCGATGCACCAGTTTCTCGTCGAACACGACTCAGTTCGGCAAGCGTACCTCCGGCATTGGAACTTTTCGAACCCCGAGTACGTCACTACCTTACTCCACGTTGTTGGCAACAGCACGGATGGACGCGATGAGTACCTTTCGGCGCTCGACGCTGTGGATACGATCTCCGAGTATGATGTCACACCGATTGATGATCGCAGTTTCTACGTCTACATTCGAGAGGCAGCGCAGGGGTTCGCCCGTCAGTTGCGCGTTCTCCTCACCGACACGGAACTCCTCGTCGTCCCACCGATCGAATACGACAGCGACGGTTCGATACGCTTTGAGATCGCTGGCGACCAGGACGCCCTGCAGAACCTGGTCACCGAGTTCCCCGAGCACCTCTCCGTGTCGATCAACCGCCTCGGAGAGTACGACGCCTATCGAGAACCGCAAACCGTAGCGTTGACCGAGCGCCAGAGAGAGGTGCTTGAGGTTGCTCGCGAACAGGGATATTACGAAATTCCCCGGCAGACAAGCGTTCGAGAAATTGCCGATGAGATTGGCTGTTCAAAAAGCACCGCTGCGGGTCATCTCCGAAAGGCAGAGGCGCGGCTTGTGTCGCTCTATGGATCGCAGCCGAT
The Halobellus limi genome window above contains:
- a CDS encoding helix-turn-helix domain-containing protein, producing MRYLQLQIQFSSEARHPMHQFLVEHDSVRQAYLRHWNFSNPEYVTTLLHVVGNSTDGRDEYLSALDAVDTISEYDVTPIDDRSFYVYIREAAQGFARQLRVLLTDTELLVVPPIEYDSDGSIRFEIAGDQDALQNLVTEFPEHLSVSINRLGEYDAYREPQTVALTERQREVLEVAREQGYYEIPRQTSVREIADEIGCSKSTAAGHLRKAEARLVSLYGSQPIVL
- a CDS encoding cytochrome P450 codes for the protein MSTAVDYPPGPRGLPVIGNTVALSRDIFAFFEELRDEYGRVASYDVFGTDACMIAHPDAIQQVLLGNHEAFEKGEVLTRNLADAMGEGLFVSGGEQWQNQRSQVQPAFYRERLTTYVPEMRATAAETVDQWHDGMIVDVNDVMTATTMDVLGRTLFGVDVTDHPVVSEASEAMLARFDTSRFWSFLPDRLPTPTNRRYKRKLGELQEFVDELAQQRREQHPENRGDDLLSILVGFVEASDLSQEEFRDNMVTFLFAGHETTALGLTYTFLCLAQHPDEQAALQAELDAVCDETVTAEDLPKLERLDRVIDEALRLYPPVYMFFREAARDVELQGYTIPEGTTLVLPQWAVHRDPAWWDDPEVFRPKRFAGDPDRPEYAYFPFGGGPRHCIGMRFARMEMKTILATVLDTYTFELVSDPNPDLIASTNLKPGGPIEIELHE